In the Quercus lobata isolate SW786 chromosome 5, ValleyOak3.0 Primary Assembly, whole genome shotgun sequence genome, one interval contains:
- the LOC115992881 gene encoding molybdate transporter 2, which produces MDQATTTTTPLLSTPWRHRLPLKTSLSSELSGAVGDLGTYIPIVLTLTLVSHLDLGTTLIFTSLYNIATGLLFDIPMPVQPMKSIAAVAVAESSSGHLTVPQIAAAGLSTSIVLLFLGSTGLMSFLYRFLPLPVVRGVQLSQGLSFAFTAIKYIRYNQDLVTSKSGTPRSLLGFDGLVVALVSLLFLILTTGAGDHHDDNQGDHENQTLRARDDDDDCRQPRSRREYTRLKFLSSIPSALIVFLVGLFLCFLRDPSVFKDLKFGPSKISVLKITWEDWKIGFVRAAIPQIPLSILNSVIAVCKLSGDLFPDREASAMKVSVSVAVMNFVGCWFGAMPVCHGAGGLAGQYRFGGRSGLSVVFLGIGKLVLGLVFGNSFGMILGQFPIGILGVLLLFAGIELAMACRDMNTKEESFVMLVCAAVSLTGSSAALGFGCGILLFLLLKLRQKVDCCGNGFLRSNKPKSSVDGETNSIIP; this is translated from the coding sequence ATGGAccaagccaccaccaccaccacacctcTCCTCTCAACCCCATGGCGCCACCGTCTCCCTCTCAAAACCTCCCTCTCCTCCGAGCTCTCAGGCGCCGTGGGTGACCTCGGCACCTACATCCCCATCGTCCTAACCCTCACCCTCGTCTCCCACCTCGACCTCGGCACAACTCTCATCTTCACCTCCCTCTACAACATCGCCACCGGTCTCCTCTTCGACATCCCTATGCCAGTCCAGCCCATGAAATCCATCGCCGCCGTCGCCGTCGCAGAATCCTCCTCCGGCCACCTCACTGTCCCCCAGATCGCCGCCGCTGGTCTTTCCACTTCCATCGTTCTCCTCTTCCTTGGCTCCACTGGCCTCATGTCTTTCCTCTACCGTTTCCTTCCTCTCCCAGTTGTTCGTGGCGTTCAGCTCTCTCAAGGCCTCTCCTTCGCTTTCACTGCCATCAAATACATTCGCTATAACCAAGACCTAGTCACTTCCAAGTCTGGTACTCCTCGTTCTTTGCTTGGCTTCGATGGCCTTGTTGTTGCTCTTGTTTCTCTCTTATTTCTGATCTTAACAACTGGGGCTGGTGACCATCACGATGATAATCAAGGTGATCACGAAAATCAGACACTGCGTGCacgtgatgatgatgatgattgcaGACAACCTCGGAGTCGTCGAGAGTATACGAGGTTAAAGTTTCTGTCTTCGATTCCTTCGGCTCTTATTGTGTTCTTGGTGGGGTTGTTTCTGTGTTTTCTTCGTGACCCTTCGGTTTTTAAAGATCTAAAGTTTGGTCCTTCGAAGATAAGTGTGTTGAAAATCACGTGGGAGGATTGGAAGATTGGTTTTGTTAGAGCTGCAATACCACAAATTCCCCTATCTATATTGAATTCAGTGATTGCGGTTTGTAAGTTATCTGGGGATCTGTTTCCAGACCGTGAGGCTTCGGCTATGAAAGTTTCTGTGAGTGTTGCGGTTATGAACTTTGTTGGGTGTTGGTTTGGGGCAATGCCGGTTTGCCATGGTGCAGGGGGGCTTGCAGGGCAGTATAGATTTGGGGGTAGGAGTGGTTTGTCTGTGGTGTTTTTGGGGATAGGGAAATTGGTTCTTGGATTGGTGTTTGGGAATTCTTTTGGGATGATTTTGGGTCAGTTTCCGATTGGGATTCTTGGGgttcttttgctttttgctgGGATTGAATTGGCTATGGCTTGTAGGGACATGAACACAAAGGAAGAGTCTTTTGTCATGTTGGTTTGTGCTGCTGTTTCTTTGACTGGATCCAGTGCTGCTCTGGGGTTTGGGTGTGGGATTTTGCTCTTTTTGCTTCTGAAATTAAGGCAAAAAGTGGACTGTTGTGGTAATGGGTTTCTCAGATCCAACAAGCCTAAATCTTCCGTTGATGGTGAAACTAATAGCATCATTCCTTAG